The Glycine soja cultivar W05 chromosome 6, ASM419377v2, whole genome shotgun sequence genome has a window encoding:
- the LOC114415183 gene encoding calcineurin-binding protein 1-like isoform X3, whose product MFSIAAINDTDSKCQWEPLAPTKEAQEFHLSQTYHEGLLKLQTKEYEMARELLESVLKDPLIANAQVDSSASDGHLLQLRFLALKNLATVFLQQDSTHYENALRCYLQAVEIDSKDSVVWNRLGTLSCSMGSLSISRWAFEQGLLCSPNNWNCMEKLLEVLIAIGDEVACLSVAKLILRHWPSHSRALHVRNTIEESEPLPFAPRGIDKLEPQHVRLKFPDKRKATNENVDEDVAFKKLNQNKALHLTEVSWVALADALLEILSPQSSEMDPQKAFSSPDIRLSIILPNSSEAVMDTVEMKGSNGENSVSGDGNIQQLSAFKEKEANIQEEQLHERRSSRLERLRSRKPGKEESNSSCGKDPTKVVIQYLEPFISGGLGGQDTIDRDRTTVSCLGNSEYYNVSAFLRETSNNYGAYHMGHLLLEEVTRQGLTYQDAFVKFLELEKLTRHWGKERTAECNIFLAELYYDFGSCSSTGSQQLEFISETSYHLCKIIESVALDYPFHLTHALNENCFSIDSIQETSGKTINTSTESNSNLDISLLMKNSPLWSRFFWLSGRLSIVDGNRAKACEEYCIALTLLAKRENEDSLCSVPRPHCKVVKELNFDRVLDEINILKVNFLMEKSVIKMMEQEKFLECVSLLSPLLFSTQDVYPNSFSLSKTDKSDEKITSTELMAVDVLMEACQKANPMDVEMYFNCHYRKLKILMTKMGLNTCITSFKSSDQAPILSASPNFDIDSKESSSKNCSHLVADEVKALSDCISQVKKIIDQRGDSDGLFVPTRSICQMQSLLLLIMSHVANILALNKASAQVISDQAESSCFVDAAIVFCKLQHLCPTTPIKTQVDLIVATHDLLAEYGLCCLGEGGKGEEGTFLRFAIKHLLALDTKLKSSFNHKESMQCEEVSKNSLVNVSVEESKSDTLDIQMDCTKIDEINSEKKDVYEGIISKGISSCRVHDKDCKEVECENHGGAGTGSKLIKGESSINQLIECEDELSEDEWEELESKIDCALDQCFFCLYGLHLRSDSSYEDDLVVHKNTSRGDYQTKEQCADVFKYVLPYAKASSRTGLVKLRRVLRAIRKHFLQPPEDLLAGNPIDKFLDDPNLCEDKLSEEAGSDGFLESITKRMFPDVGGLAQYNATLLRRSEPYLEVYCNLYYFLALSEEMSATDKWPGFVLTKEGEEFVEQNAKLFKYDLMYNPLRFESWQRLGNIYDEEVDLLLNDGSKHVNVVGWRKNATLSERVETSRRRSRRCLLMSLALAKTSAQQCEIHELLALVYYDSLQNVVPFYDQRSALPLKDAAWMMFCENSMKHFKKAFTLKQDWLHAFYLGKLSEKLGYSHEIALSYYNKAIAWNTSAVDPVYRMHASRLKLLFKCGKQNLEILKVLSANSFNQSVKEAVTSILIGIDSSFLNTKERCIDANFVETKHEELLKLDTVWSMLFNDCLSALETCVEGDLKHFHKARYMLAQGLYKRGESGDIERAKDHLSFCFKSSRSSFTINMWEIDSTVKKGRRKTPGTAGNKKSLEVNLPESSRKFITCIRKYLLFYLKLLEETGDRCILERSYVALRADKRFSLCIEDLIPVAIGRYLKALIATMCHYQTTASGSVSSSDNVLERMFALFMEQGSLWPEICSLPEIEGSDMSESIIYG is encoded by the exons ATG TTCTCAATTGCAGCTATAAATGACACTGACTCGAAATGTCAGTGGGAACCCCTAGCTCCCACGAAAGAAGCACAG GAATTTCATCTTTCTCAAACTTATCACGAAGGGCTTCTCAAGTTACAAACAAAAGAGTATGAGATGGCTCGTGAGCTCTTAGAATCTGTCCTTAAAGATCCTCTTATTGCTAATGCTCAG GTGGATAGCAGTGCCAGTGATGGTCATCTATTGCAACTCAG ATTTTTGGCATTGAAAAACCTTGCCACTGTTTTTCTCCAGCAAGACTCTACACATTATGAGAATGCTCTACGCTGTTACCTTCAAGCTGTGGAGATTGATTCTAAAGATTCTGTTGTCTGGAACCGGCTGGGAACACTGTCATGCTCAATGGGCTCACTGAGTATTTCACGTTGGGCATTTGAGCAAGGCCTCTTGTGTAGCCCTAATAACT GGAATTGCATGGAGAAGCTTTTGGAAGTTCTTATTGCAATTGGTGATGAGGTTGCTTGCCTTTCTGTCGCTAAATTGATTTTGAGGCACTGGCCATCACATTCTCGTGCTTTGCATGTTAGAAATACCATCGAAGAATCAGAACCTTTGCCATTTGCTCCAAGAGGCATAGACAAATTGGAACCTCAACATGTGCGGCTCAAATTTCCTGACAAGAGGAAAGCTACTAATGAGAATGTAGATGAGGATGTTGCATTCAAAAAGCTGAACCAGAATAAAGCACTGCACCTGACAGAAGTTTCCTGGGTGGCTCTTGCCGACGCACTTCTGGAAATCTTATCACCACAAAGTTCCGAGATGGATCCTCAAAAAGCATTCAGTTCTCCTGATATTAGGCTAAGCATAATCTTACCTAATAGCTCAGAAGCTGTTATGGACACTGTGGAAATGAAAGGGTCCAATGGTGAAAATAGTGTTTCTGGTGATGGTAACATACAACAATTAAGTGCTTTTAAAGAGAAAGAAGCAAATATCCAAGAAGAACAACTGCATGAAAGGCGAAGTTCTCGACTTGAAAGGCTCCGGAGTCGTAAACCAGGGAAAGAGGAATCCAATTCTTCTTGTGGAAAGGACCCTACCAAGGTTGTCATTCAATATCTAGAGCCATTTATTTCTGGTGGATTGGGGGGTCAAGATACAATTGATAGAGATAGGACGACAGTATCCTGTTTAGGAAATTCTGAATATTATAATGTTTCTGCATTTTTAAGAGAAACTTCAAACAATTATGGTGCTTATCATATGGGGCACTTGCTTTTAGAAGAAGTCACAAGACAAGGTCTCACATATCAGGATGCTTTTGTCAAATTTTTGGAGTTGGAAAAGTTGACAAGGCATTGGGGAAAGGAGAGAACTGCCgaatgtaatatttttcttgCTGAACTGTATTATGACTTTGGATCATGCTCCTCCACTGGTTCTCAACAATTAGAATTTATTTCTGAGACGTCTTATCATCTTTGTAAGATCATTGAATCTGTAGCTTTAGATTATCCTTTTCACTTGACTCATGCCTTGAATGAAAATTGTTTTTCGATAGATAGTATCCAAGAGACCAGTGGAAAAACAATAAATACCTCCACTGAGAGCAATTCAAATTTAGACATCTCACTTCTGATGAAAAACAGTCCCCTTTGGTCTCGATTCTTCTGGCTAAGTGGGAGACTGTCTATTGTTGATGGCAACAGGGCAAAAGCATGTGAAGAATATTGTATCGCTTTGACACTTTTGgcgaagagagaaaatgaagatTCTCTATGTTCAGTCCCCCGCCCACATTGCAAGGTTGTAAAAGAGCTAAACTTTGATAGAGTTCTtgatgaaattaatatattaaaggtCAATTTCTTGATGGAAAAGTCTGTCATTAAGATGATGGAACAAGAAAAGTTTTTGGAGTGTGTATCCCTGCTTTCTCCACTTCTATTCTCCACACAGGATGTCTACCCCAATTCATTCTCTTTATCCAAGACAGATAAAAGTGATGAAAAGATAACTTCCACTGAACTCATGGCTGTAGATGTTCTAATGGAAGCATGTCAAAAGGCGAATCCAATGGATGTAGAGATGTATTTCAATTGTCATTATAGAAAGCTGAAAATACTAATGACAAAGATGGGTTTAAATACATGTATTACATCATTTAAATCTTCTGATCAAGCACCTATTTTAAGTGCGTCTCCTAATTTTGATATTGATTCAAAGGAAAGTTCTAGCAAGAACTGTAGTCACTTGGTTGCGGATGAAGTGAAGGCACTCTCTGACTGTATCTCACAAGTGAAGAAAATTATCGATCAACGTGGAGATTCT GATGGCCTTTTTGTTCCAACAAGAAGCATTTGTCAAATGCAATCTCTGCTGTTGTTAATCATGAGCCATGTTGCCAACATACTTGCCCTCAACAAAGCCTCAGCACAAGTAATTTCTGATCAAGCTGAAAGCAGCTGTTTCGTTGATGCAGCCATTGTTTTCTGCAAACTCCAGCATCTTTGCCCAACAACGCCTATCAAAACTCAA GTTGATTTAATTGTTGCAACACATGACTTGCTTGCTGAATATGGCCTTTGCTGTTTGGGTGAAGGTGGCAAAGGTGAAGAAGGAACATTTCTTAGATTTGCAATAAAACATCTCTTGGCCTTGGATACGAAGCTTAAATCCAGCTTTAACCATAAAGAATCAATGCAATGTGAGGAAGTGTCCAAAAACAGTCTTGTCAATGTGTCTGTTGAAGAATCAAAATCAGACACATTAGACATCCAGATGGATTGCACcaaaattgatgaaattaattCAGAGAAAAAGGATGTTTATGAAGGAATAATATCCAAAGGCATTTCATCTTGCAGAGTTCATGATAAAGACTGTAAGGAAGTAGAGTGTGAAAATCATGGAGGTGCTGGCACTGGCAGTAAGTTAATTAAGGGTGAaagttcaatcaatcaattgatTGAATGTGAAGATGAACTTTCTGAAGATGAATGGGAGGAACTTGAGTCTAAAATTGACTGTGCCTTAGATCAGTGCTTTTTCTGTTTATATGGATTACATCTAAGATCTGATTCATCTTATGAGGATGATCTAGTGGTGCACAAAAACACAAGCCGAGGAGATTATCAAACCAAGGAACAATGTGCTGATGTTTTCAAGTATGTTCTTCCCTATGCAAAGGCATCTTCT AGGACTGGACTGGTCAAACTTCGTAGAGTTTTAAGAGCTATTAGGAAGCACTTTCTGCAGCCACCAGAGGACCTCTTGGCAGGAAACCCTATTGATAAGTTCCTAGATGATCCTAATCTATGTGAAGATAAGCTCTCAGAGGAGGCTGGGTCTGATGGGTTTCTTGAATCTATTACTAAGAGAATGTTTCCTGATGTGGGTGGCCTTGCTCAGTATAATGCAACATTATTGAGGAG GTCTGAGCCATATTTGGAGGTCTACTGTAACTTGTATTATTTCTTGGCTCTGTCTGAGGAAATGAGCGCAACAGATAAGTGGCCTGGATTTGTGCTGACCAAGGAAGGGGAAGAATTTGTTGAACAAAATGCAAAGCTCTTCAAATATGATCTCATGTACAATCCTCTGCGCTTTGAAAGCTGGCAGAGACTTGGAAATATTTATGATGAG GAAGTAGATTTGTTACTAAATGATGGTAGCAAGCACGTTAATGTAGTAGGGTGGAGGAAGAATGCTACTTTATCCGAGAGAGTGGAAACAAGCCGAAGGAGGAGTAGAAGGTGTCTACTAATGAGTTTAGCTTTGGCAAAGACATCTGCTCAGCAG TGTGAGATACATGAGTTATTGGCATTGGTATACTACGACAGTCTTCAAAATGTAGTCCCATTTTATGATCAGAGATCTGCTTTGCCCTTAAAGGATGCGGCATGGATGATGTTTTGTGAGAACTCAATGAAACATTTTAAGAAAGCCTTCACACTTAA GCAAGATTGGTTGCATGCCTTTTACTTGGGTAAACTCAGCGAAAAACTTGGATATTCACACGAAATTGCATTATCATATTACAATAAAGCTATTGCTTGGAACACATCAGCTGTTGATCCTGTCTACAGGATGCATGCCTCAcgtttgaaattattatttaagtgTGGAAAACAGAATTTGGAGATTTTGAAG GTtctctcagcaaattcctttAATCAATCTGTAAAAGAAGCTGTCACAAGTATCCTTATTGGTATTGATAgctcatttttaaatacaaaggAAAGATGTATTGATGCCAATTTTGTGGAAACAAAGCATGAAGAGTTGCTCAAATTGGATACAGTATGGTCTATGCTTTTCAATGATTGCCTTTCTGCTCTTGAAACATGCGTAGAGGGGGATCTCAAACATTTCCATAAGGCCAGATACATGCTGGCTCAAGGACTGTACAAAAGAGGTGAGAGTGGTGATATAGAGAGGGCAAAAGATCATCTATCTTTCTGCTTCAaatcttcacgctcatcatttACAATAAATATGTGGGAAATTGATAGCACGGTAAAAAAAGGAAG GCGCAAGACACCAGGTACTGCTGGGAACAAAAAATCCCTTGAGGTTAACTTACCAGAAAGTTCTCGAAAATTTATTACGTGCATTCGGAAGTATTTGCTGTTTTATCTCAAACTATTGGAAGAGACTGGAGATAGATGTATTCTTGAACGTTCGTATGTTGCTCTTCGTGCAGATAAACGG TTTTCATTATGTATTGAAGATCTTATACCCGTGGCTATTGGAAGGTATCTAAAGGCCCTGATTGCAACTATGTGCCATTATCAGACTACTGCCTCTGGTTCAGTGAGCAGTTCTGACAATGTGCTGGAGAGAATGTTTGCATTGTTCATGGAGCAAGGGAGCTTATGGCCAGAAATATGCAGCTTGCCTGAAATTGAAGGCTCAGATATGTCAGAGAGTATCATATATGGGTAA
- the LOC114415183 gene encoding calcineurin-binding protein 1-like isoform X1 — MFSIAAINDTDSKCQWEPLAPTKEAQEFHLSQTYHEGLLKLQTKEYEMARELLESVLKDPLIANAQVDSSASDGHLLQLRFLALKNLATVFLQQDSTHYENALRCYLQAVEIDSKDSVVWNRLGTLSCSMGSLSISRWAFEQGLLCSPNNWNCMEKLLEVLIAIGDEVACLSVAKLILRHWPSHSRALHVRNTIEESEPLPFAPRGIDKLEPQHVRLKFPDKRKATNENVDEDVAFKKLNQNKALHLTEVSWVALADALLEILSPQSSEMDPQKAFSSPDIRLSIILPNSSEAVMDTVEMKGSNGENSVSGDGNIQQLSAFKEKEANIQEEQLHERRSSRLERLRSRKPGKEESNSSCGKDPTKVVIQYLEPFISGGLGGQDTIDRDRTTVSCLGNSEYYNVSAFLRETSNNYGAYHMGHLLLEEVTRQGLTYQDAFVKFLELEKLTRHWGKERTAECNIFLAELYYDFGSCSSTGSQQLEFISETSYHLCKIIESVALDYPFHLTHALNENCFSIDSIQETSGKTINTSTESNSNLDISLLMKNSPLWSRFFWLSGRLSIVDGNRAKACEEYCIALTLLAKRENEDSLCSVPRPHCKVVKELNFDRVLDEINILKVNFLMEKSVIKMMEQEKFLECVSLLSPLLFSTQDVYPNSFSLSKTDKSDEKITSTELMAVDVLMEACQKANPMDVEMYFNCHYRKLKILMTKMGLNTCITSFKSSDQAPILSASPNFDIDSKESSSKNCSHLVADEVKALSDCISQVKKIIDQRGDSDGLFVPTRSICQMQSLLLLIMSHVANILALNKASAQVISDQAESSCFVDAAIVFCKLQHLCPTTPIKTQVDLIVATHDLLAEYGLCCLGEGGKGEEGTFLRFAIKHLLALDTKLKSSFNHKESMQCEEVSKNSLVNVSVEESKSDTLDIQMDCTKIDEINSEKKDVYEGIISKGISSCRVHDKDCKEVECENHGGAGTGSKLIKGESSINQLIECEDELSEDEWEELESKIDCALDQCFFCLYGLHLRSDSSYEDDLVVHKNTSRGDYQTKEQCADVFKYVLPYAKASSRTGLVKLRRVLRAIRKHFLQPPEDLLAGNPIDKFLDDPNLCEDKLSEEAGSDGFLESITKRMFPDVGGLAQYNATLLRRSEPYLEVYCNLYYFLALSEEMSATDKWPGFVLTKEGEEFVEQNAKLFKYDLMYNPLRFESWQRLGNIYDEEVDLLLNDGSKHVNVVGWRKNATLSERVETSRRRSRRCLLMSLALAKTSAQQCEIHELLALVYYDSLQNVVPFYDQRSALPLKDAAWMMFCENSMKHFKKAFTLKQDWLHAFYLGKLSEKLGYSHEIALSYYNKAIAWNTSAVDPVYRMHASRLKLLFKCGKQNLEILKVLSANSFNQSVKEAVTSILIGIDSSFLNTKERCIDANFVETKHEELLKLDTVWSMLFNDCLSALETCVEGDLKHFHKARYMLAQGLYKRGESGDIERAKDHLSFCFKSSRSSFTINMWEIDSTVKKGRRKTPGTAGNKKSLEVNLPESSRKFITCIRKYLLFYLKLLEETGDRCILERSYVALRADKRFSLCIEDLIPVAIGRYLKALIATMCHYQTTASGSVSSSDNVLERMFALFMEQGSLWPEICSLPEIEGSDMSESIIYGYLHEHIVLLEKNGKLETLEAINEKIRKRSKNPKFSDSNYAKVRKHASVAWCRSLVYNLAQITPLSCEFSNGIQVLNLTDGGMDNSQLLCIDLQPNELWSTAFEDPTHLEKIETKWSTILSKVKDIIIKKASDENLETANTLLRACYNFYRESSSVVLTSGLNFYLIPSQLVTQTPFNPSTAGIEALDLSIPRKLLLWAYVLSHGRCANISIVVKHCEEMSKSKMKRGSGMSPALSNTSPAPSFPGSGRNGSNSAGSIDVDSAHATTVGSVSLDIQKNLFASPQLHQCTSNDAERSNLIAHEGDPEGD; from the exons ATG TTCTCAATTGCAGCTATAAATGACACTGACTCGAAATGTCAGTGGGAACCCCTAGCTCCCACGAAAGAAGCACAG GAATTTCATCTTTCTCAAACTTATCACGAAGGGCTTCTCAAGTTACAAACAAAAGAGTATGAGATGGCTCGTGAGCTCTTAGAATCTGTCCTTAAAGATCCTCTTATTGCTAATGCTCAG GTGGATAGCAGTGCCAGTGATGGTCATCTATTGCAACTCAG ATTTTTGGCATTGAAAAACCTTGCCACTGTTTTTCTCCAGCAAGACTCTACACATTATGAGAATGCTCTACGCTGTTACCTTCAAGCTGTGGAGATTGATTCTAAAGATTCTGTTGTCTGGAACCGGCTGGGAACACTGTCATGCTCAATGGGCTCACTGAGTATTTCACGTTGGGCATTTGAGCAAGGCCTCTTGTGTAGCCCTAATAACT GGAATTGCATGGAGAAGCTTTTGGAAGTTCTTATTGCAATTGGTGATGAGGTTGCTTGCCTTTCTGTCGCTAAATTGATTTTGAGGCACTGGCCATCACATTCTCGTGCTTTGCATGTTAGAAATACCATCGAAGAATCAGAACCTTTGCCATTTGCTCCAAGAGGCATAGACAAATTGGAACCTCAACATGTGCGGCTCAAATTTCCTGACAAGAGGAAAGCTACTAATGAGAATGTAGATGAGGATGTTGCATTCAAAAAGCTGAACCAGAATAAAGCACTGCACCTGACAGAAGTTTCCTGGGTGGCTCTTGCCGACGCACTTCTGGAAATCTTATCACCACAAAGTTCCGAGATGGATCCTCAAAAAGCATTCAGTTCTCCTGATATTAGGCTAAGCATAATCTTACCTAATAGCTCAGAAGCTGTTATGGACACTGTGGAAATGAAAGGGTCCAATGGTGAAAATAGTGTTTCTGGTGATGGTAACATACAACAATTAAGTGCTTTTAAAGAGAAAGAAGCAAATATCCAAGAAGAACAACTGCATGAAAGGCGAAGTTCTCGACTTGAAAGGCTCCGGAGTCGTAAACCAGGGAAAGAGGAATCCAATTCTTCTTGTGGAAAGGACCCTACCAAGGTTGTCATTCAATATCTAGAGCCATTTATTTCTGGTGGATTGGGGGGTCAAGATACAATTGATAGAGATAGGACGACAGTATCCTGTTTAGGAAATTCTGAATATTATAATGTTTCTGCATTTTTAAGAGAAACTTCAAACAATTATGGTGCTTATCATATGGGGCACTTGCTTTTAGAAGAAGTCACAAGACAAGGTCTCACATATCAGGATGCTTTTGTCAAATTTTTGGAGTTGGAAAAGTTGACAAGGCATTGGGGAAAGGAGAGAACTGCCgaatgtaatatttttcttgCTGAACTGTATTATGACTTTGGATCATGCTCCTCCACTGGTTCTCAACAATTAGAATTTATTTCTGAGACGTCTTATCATCTTTGTAAGATCATTGAATCTGTAGCTTTAGATTATCCTTTTCACTTGACTCATGCCTTGAATGAAAATTGTTTTTCGATAGATAGTATCCAAGAGACCAGTGGAAAAACAATAAATACCTCCACTGAGAGCAATTCAAATTTAGACATCTCACTTCTGATGAAAAACAGTCCCCTTTGGTCTCGATTCTTCTGGCTAAGTGGGAGACTGTCTATTGTTGATGGCAACAGGGCAAAAGCATGTGAAGAATATTGTATCGCTTTGACACTTTTGgcgaagagagaaaatgaagatTCTCTATGTTCAGTCCCCCGCCCACATTGCAAGGTTGTAAAAGAGCTAAACTTTGATAGAGTTCTtgatgaaattaatatattaaaggtCAATTTCTTGATGGAAAAGTCTGTCATTAAGATGATGGAACAAGAAAAGTTTTTGGAGTGTGTATCCCTGCTTTCTCCACTTCTATTCTCCACACAGGATGTCTACCCCAATTCATTCTCTTTATCCAAGACAGATAAAAGTGATGAAAAGATAACTTCCACTGAACTCATGGCTGTAGATGTTCTAATGGAAGCATGTCAAAAGGCGAATCCAATGGATGTAGAGATGTATTTCAATTGTCATTATAGAAAGCTGAAAATACTAATGACAAAGATGGGTTTAAATACATGTATTACATCATTTAAATCTTCTGATCAAGCACCTATTTTAAGTGCGTCTCCTAATTTTGATATTGATTCAAAGGAAAGTTCTAGCAAGAACTGTAGTCACTTGGTTGCGGATGAAGTGAAGGCACTCTCTGACTGTATCTCACAAGTGAAGAAAATTATCGATCAACGTGGAGATTCT GATGGCCTTTTTGTTCCAACAAGAAGCATTTGTCAAATGCAATCTCTGCTGTTGTTAATCATGAGCCATGTTGCCAACATACTTGCCCTCAACAAAGCCTCAGCACAAGTAATTTCTGATCAAGCTGAAAGCAGCTGTTTCGTTGATGCAGCCATTGTTTTCTGCAAACTCCAGCATCTTTGCCCAACAACGCCTATCAAAACTCAA GTTGATTTAATTGTTGCAACACATGACTTGCTTGCTGAATATGGCCTTTGCTGTTTGGGTGAAGGTGGCAAAGGTGAAGAAGGAACATTTCTTAGATTTGCAATAAAACATCTCTTGGCCTTGGATACGAAGCTTAAATCCAGCTTTAACCATAAAGAATCAATGCAATGTGAGGAAGTGTCCAAAAACAGTCTTGTCAATGTGTCTGTTGAAGAATCAAAATCAGACACATTAGACATCCAGATGGATTGCACcaaaattgatgaaattaattCAGAGAAAAAGGATGTTTATGAAGGAATAATATCCAAAGGCATTTCATCTTGCAGAGTTCATGATAAAGACTGTAAGGAAGTAGAGTGTGAAAATCATGGAGGTGCTGGCACTGGCAGTAAGTTAATTAAGGGTGAaagttcaatcaatcaattgatTGAATGTGAAGATGAACTTTCTGAAGATGAATGGGAGGAACTTGAGTCTAAAATTGACTGTGCCTTAGATCAGTGCTTTTTCTGTTTATATGGATTACATCTAAGATCTGATTCATCTTATGAGGATGATCTAGTGGTGCACAAAAACACAAGCCGAGGAGATTATCAAACCAAGGAACAATGTGCTGATGTTTTCAAGTATGTTCTTCCCTATGCAAAGGCATCTTCT AGGACTGGACTGGTCAAACTTCGTAGAGTTTTAAGAGCTATTAGGAAGCACTTTCTGCAGCCACCAGAGGACCTCTTGGCAGGAAACCCTATTGATAAGTTCCTAGATGATCCTAATCTATGTGAAGATAAGCTCTCAGAGGAGGCTGGGTCTGATGGGTTTCTTGAATCTATTACTAAGAGAATGTTTCCTGATGTGGGTGGCCTTGCTCAGTATAATGCAACATTATTGAGGAG GTCTGAGCCATATTTGGAGGTCTACTGTAACTTGTATTATTTCTTGGCTCTGTCTGAGGAAATGAGCGCAACAGATAAGTGGCCTGGATTTGTGCTGACCAAGGAAGGGGAAGAATTTGTTGAACAAAATGCAAAGCTCTTCAAATATGATCTCATGTACAATCCTCTGCGCTTTGAAAGCTGGCAGAGACTTGGAAATATTTATGATGAG GAAGTAGATTTGTTACTAAATGATGGTAGCAAGCACGTTAATGTAGTAGGGTGGAGGAAGAATGCTACTTTATCCGAGAGAGTGGAAACAAGCCGAAGGAGGAGTAGAAGGTGTCTACTAATGAGTTTAGCTTTGGCAAAGACATCTGCTCAGCAG TGTGAGATACATGAGTTATTGGCATTGGTATACTACGACAGTCTTCAAAATGTAGTCCCATTTTATGATCAGAGATCTGCTTTGCCCTTAAAGGATGCGGCATGGATGATGTTTTGTGAGAACTCAATGAAACATTTTAAGAAAGCCTTCACACTTAA GCAAGATTGGTTGCATGCCTTTTACTTGGGTAAACTCAGCGAAAAACTTGGATATTCACACGAAATTGCATTATCATATTACAATAAAGCTATTGCTTGGAACACATCAGCTGTTGATCCTGTCTACAGGATGCATGCCTCAcgtttgaaattattatttaagtgTGGAAAACAGAATTTGGAGATTTTGAAG GTtctctcagcaaattcctttAATCAATCTGTAAAAGAAGCTGTCACAAGTATCCTTATTGGTATTGATAgctcatttttaaatacaaaggAAAGATGTATTGATGCCAATTTTGTGGAAACAAAGCATGAAGAGTTGCTCAAATTGGATACAGTATGGTCTATGCTTTTCAATGATTGCCTTTCTGCTCTTGAAACATGCGTAGAGGGGGATCTCAAACATTTCCATAAGGCCAGATACATGCTGGCTCAAGGACTGTACAAAAGAGGTGAGAGTGGTGATATAGAGAGGGCAAAAGATCATCTATCTTTCTGCTTCAaatcttcacgctcatcatttACAATAAATATGTGGGAAATTGATAGCACGGTAAAAAAAGGAAG GCGCAAGACACCAGGTACTGCTGGGAACAAAAAATCCCTTGAGGTTAACTTACCAGAAAGTTCTCGAAAATTTATTACGTGCATTCGGAAGTATTTGCTGTTTTATCTCAAACTATTGGAAGAGACTGGAGATAGATGTATTCTTGAACGTTCGTATGTTGCTCTTCGTGCAGATAAACGG TTTTCATTATGTATTGAAGATCTTATACCCGTGGCTATTGGAAGGTATCTAAAGGCCCTGATTGCAACTATGTGCCATTATCAGACTACTGCCTCTGGTTCAGTGAGCAGTTCTGACAATGTGCTGGAGAGAATGTTTGCATTGTTCATGGAGCAAGGGAGCTTATGGCCAGAAATATGCAGCTTGCCTGAAATTGAAGGCTCAGATATGTCAGAGAGTATCATATATGG ATATCTTCATGAACATATTGTATTATTGGAGAAAAATGGAAAACTGGAAACTCTTGAAGCAATAAATGAGAAGATTCGGAAGCGTTCTAAGAACCCAAAGTTCTCAGACAGTAATTATGCCAAAGTTCGCAAGCATGCTTCTGTTGCTTGGTGTCGATCTCTTGTATACAATTTGGCACAAATAACTCCATTATCTTGTGAATTCTCAAATGGGATTCAGGTCCTTAATTTGACTGATGGTGGGATGGATAATAGCCAGTTGCTCTGTATTGATTTGCAGCCAAATGAGTTATGGAGTACAGCTTTTGAAGATCCAACTCATTTAGAAAAGATTGAAACAAAATGGAGCACTATTTTATCAAAAGTAAAAGATATTATTATCAAGAAAGCTTCTGATGAGAATTTGGAAACTGCAAACACTTTGCTCAGAGCTTGCTATAATTTTTACCGGGAGAGTTCTTCTGTAGTGCTTACCTCTGGACTCAACTTTTATTTGATTCCATCTCAATTAGTAACACAGACGCCATTCAACCCAAGTACTGCTGGAATTGAAGCACTTGATCTGAGCATACCAAGGAAGCTTCTCTTGTGGGCCTATGTGCTATCCCATGGACGTTGTGCAAATATCTCAATTGTTGTAAAGCATTGTGAAGAAATGTCGAAG TCAAAGATGAAAAGAGGAAGTGGAATGTCACCTGCGTTATCAAACACATCTCCTGCCCCTAGTTTTCCAG GTAGCGGTAGAAACGGATCAAATTCTGCCGGAAGCATTGACGTTGATTCTGCACATGCCACAACAGTGGGGTCGGTTTCACTTGACATTCAGAAAAATCTCTTTGCTTCTCCCCAGTTGCATCAATGCACTAGTAACGATGCAGAACGAAGCAATTTGATAGCACATGAAGGAGATCCAGAGGGAGATTGA